The following coding sequences are from one Clostridiales bacterium window:
- a CDS encoding TIGR04086 family membrane protein has product MPDHNNTLTSEEKSIDILIIGKGVLISYIISIVMITIYGLLLSITSLSEASLPTAIMVITTISIAIAGIYASLKVESKGWLNGALIGLVYMIILMLLGLLFKTGVNIDKYSIFKVFMGFIIGSLSGAIGINLK; this is encoded by the coding sequence TTGCCGGATCACAATAATACCTTAACCTCGGAAGAAAAGAGCATAGACATATTGATAATCGGTAAGGGAGTATTAATATCATATATTATTTCAATAGTCATGATTACAATATACGGTTTGCTTCTTTCCATAACGTCCCTGTCGGAGGCTTCACTACCTACTGCGATAATGGTTATTACAACGATAAGCATTGCGATAGCAGGAATATATGCATCGCTTAAAGTAGAATCCAAAGGATGGCTTAACGGAGCACTTATAGGCCTTGTGTACATGATAATATTGATGCTTTTAGGTCTTTTGTTCAAAACAGGTGTAAACATCGATAAATATTCCATATTCAAGGTGTTTATGGGATTTATAATAGGGTCTCTATCCGGAGCTATTGGCATTAACTTAAAATAA